GCTGTCTACACCGATAAGAGTAAGATATTTAGCACACCAAAGGGCATGGGCAACGAACCGTTTCCGTTGCGGGTAAAGCTCAAGCCTGTTGACATCTTCAAGAAGCCTGTGGCGTTCAAGCCGTTGATCCCCCGGTTACAGTTCATAACGAACAAGAAGAAATGGAGCGGGCATTTGATGGGGAAGGCGATGCGCCAAATCTCAGAAGAGGATTTTGAGGTG
This sequence is a window from Methanomicrobia archaeon. Protein-coding genes within it:
- a CDS encoding EVE domain-containing protein, whose translation is MTYWLCITNEANWQVVKQRNVWGVAERHRNTIAKVTPGDTLVMYLKQEKIGDEIRESRIAGVFTAASAVYTDKSKIFSTPKGMGNEPFPLRVKLKPVDIFKKPVAFKPLIPRLQFITNKKKWSGHLMGKAMRQISEEDFEVMVG